The Estrella lausannensis genome window below encodes:
- a CDS encoding ABC-F family ATP-binding cassette domain-containing protein, which produces MIVLDKISKSFGARTLFENVTIAFNEGNRYGLTGPNGSGKSTLMKIIMGEEDPTTGTISLPDKVGILKQDIEHYKDYNVIDVVIMGNKRLAEALKERDSLYEVEMTDEVGMRLGELEGIIGEENGYMAESDAEVLLAGMGIQETEARMKMKEIPTDMQFRVLLCQSLFGNPEALLLDEPTNHLDMESIGWLEDFLFHYRGTLIVTSHDRHFLNSVTTHIADIDYETIILYPGNYDAMIEAKMASRDRAQQDVKNKEKRISQLREFVARFAAGTRASQVQSRLREIDRLQPQELKASNIQRPYIRFQTPEKPSGKIVINAKSLSKGYDGREVIKKLNLEIHKGDKIGVIGNNGRGKTTLLKMLARVLQEDAGMVEVGHQVEIGYFPQNHQEVVVKKEGVNCFDWLKERKKDAYDQDIRSVMGKMLFGGDEAFKKIQTLSGGETARLILANLMLVNHNFLVMDEPNNHLDLEAVSALAWGLNDYKGTVIVASHDRSLIEEVAKKIIAFEEDGIHVYEGTLTEYRAMRAAAKK; this is translated from the coding sequence ATGATCGTTCTCGATAAAATCTCCAAAAGCTTCGGAGCCAGAACTCTATTTGAAAACGTCACTATCGCTTTCAACGAAGGAAACCGCTACGGTCTGACCGGTCCGAACGGATCGGGCAAATCCACACTGATGAAGATCATCATGGGCGAGGAAGACCCCACCACAGGAACCATTTCCCTACCAGATAAAGTGGGCATCTTGAAGCAAGACATCGAACACTACAAAGACTATAACGTCATCGATGTGGTGATCATGGGCAACAAGAGGCTTGCGGAAGCCCTGAAGGAGCGCGACTCCCTATACGAGGTGGAGATGACCGATGAAGTCGGCATGCGCCTGGGTGAGCTGGAAGGCATTATCGGAGAAGAAAATGGCTACATGGCCGAATCGGACGCCGAAGTTCTTCTCGCCGGTATGGGTATACAAGAAACAGAAGCGCGCATGAAAATGAAAGAGATCCCTACCGATATGCAATTCCGCGTCCTTCTCTGCCAGTCGCTCTTCGGCAATCCTGAAGCGCTTCTGCTCGACGAACCGACCAACCACCTCGATATGGAATCGATCGGGTGGCTTGAAGACTTTTTATTCCACTACAGAGGCACGCTGATCGTCACCAGCCACGACAGGCACTTCTTAAACTCCGTGACAACGCACATCGCCGATATCGACTACGAGACGATCATCCTCTACCCCGGCAATTATGACGCGATGATCGAAGCTAAAATGGCCTCAAGAGACCGCGCCCAGCAAGACGTCAAAAACAAAGAGAAGAGGATCTCCCAGCTGCGAGAGTTCGTCGCCCGCTTTGCCGCCGGTACCAGGGCCAGCCAGGTGCAGTCTAGACTGCGAGAGATCGATCGCCTCCAGCCGCAGGAGCTTAAAGCATCTAACATTCAACGCCCCTACATCCGCTTCCAAACACCTGAAAAACCGTCTGGAAAAATCGTCATCAACGCCAAATCGCTCAGCAAAGGATATGATGGCCGGGAAGTTATCAAAAAATTGAATCTGGAGATCCACAAAGGCGACAAAATCGGGGTGATCGGCAACAACGGCAGAGGTAAAACAACCCTTCTGAAAATGCTCGCCCGCGTTTTACAAGAAGATGCCGGTATGGTAGAGGTCGGCCACCAGGTGGAAATCGGCTACTTTCCGCAAAACCATCAAGAGGTTGTCGTCAAGAAAGAAGGCGTCAACTGCTTTGACTGGCTCAAAGAAAGAAAAAAGGACGCTTACGACCAAGATATCCGCAGCGTGATGGGTAAAATGCTCTTCGGAGGCGATGAAGCCTTCAAGAAGATCCAAACCCTCTCGGGAGGCGAAACAGCACGGCTTATCTTAGCTAACCTGATGCTCGTCAACCACAACTTCTTGGTTATGGACGAACCCAATAACCACTTGGATCTGGAGGCAGTCTCCGCACTTGCCTGGGGACTTAACGACTATAAAGGAACCGTGATCGTCGCGAGCCATGACCGTAGCCTGATTGAGGAAGTGGCCAAAAAAATCATCGCGTTCGAAGAAGACGGCATCCATGTCTATGAAGGGACGCTCACAGAGTACCGTGCCATGAGGGCGGCGGCAAAGAAATAG